One Candidatus Desulfatibia profunda genomic window, GTTCTATCTGCCGGTGGATGCAGTCGTGGCGAGCCGTTTTGACCCCAAGGCTGAAATAAAGATTGTGCCGATACAGGAAATACCGCGTGATTGGATGATTATGGATATCGGTCCGGCGACATCACTGCTTTTTTCAGAAGTTCTGTACGACGCCAAAACCATCGTTTGGAACGGCCCCTTGGGCGTATTTGAAATGGATGCCTTCAGCCGGGGAACGATTGCCATGGTGCACAGTGTAGCCAATTCCTATGCGCTCTCGATCGTCGGCGGCGGCGATACGGATGTTGCT contains:
- the pgk gene encoding phosphoglycerate kinase, with product LENMLQHVDKFIIGGAMANTFLKCSGYNVGASKVEDDLKEVACAVMESAAEKGIKFYLPVDAVVASRFDPKAEIKIVPIQEIPRDWMIMDIGPATSLLFSEVLYDAKTIVWNGPLGVFEMDAFSRGTIAMVHSVANSYALSIVGGGDTDVALYKTGVTDRISYISTGGGAFLTLLEGKTLPAVDALNAVNNI